The region TTTCCGCTAAGTCCGCCATTTCCTATGGCGATAATGGATTGTTTAACTTGATAGCTTGGCTTTTCAGACAAAAAGTCGTGAATTCTTTGTTTTTGATAAGGCTTTAAAAGATGAGTGTAGATGATGGGCGATGAGATCCCTATAACAAGGATAATACTTAGCCAAATTTTATAATTTACCCCTATGATAAAAAGAGTTCCAAAGCCAACGATAAGCAAAACCATCGCCGTTCCTAAATCAGGCTCGCCAGCGATAAGAACAAAGGGTAAAAGTATATAAAAACTCAGCCTTAAAAAGTCTTTAAGCTTATAACCATTTTTTGGAGGCGGTTTGTTATATATAAGATAAGCAAGCATAAGCATAAAAGAGGGTTTAAAAATTTCAGAAGGCTGAATGGTAAAATGCACAAAAGGGATCTCAAGCCATCTTTTTGCTCCAAGTTTTTCAACCCCAAATAAATCAACGCTCAAAAGCAAAATGATATTAATCCAATAAAGAGTAGGGATAATCCAAGAAAGTTTTTTGATAGGCAAAATAAAAAAAAAGCCAAAGGCTAGGAAGCCTACTAGGATATATACGATTTGTTTTTCGGCTAAGAAAGGATTTGCCTCAGCGATCAAAATAAAAGAAGTTACGATAATAGGGATAATCAAAACAGGCTGAACAAAGTCAAAATGTATAAGAATTCCCCTATCTAATTTGAGCAAAATGAAACCTTGATTATAAATTTTGTGTTATTATATGCTAAAAATGTGAATTTTAAATAAGTTTAGAAGAATAAATGCAAAAATTTTTAGTCCATACGCCTTGTCGCTTAGATGTGTTCTTAGCCCAAAGTCTTAATCAAAGCCGAAATCAAGTAAGTTTATTGATAAAAGATGAATGTATAAAAGTTAATTCTATCCTACAAAATAAAACCTCTTTTAAGCTTAAAGAAAATGATGAAGTTGAGGTGATTTTCAAAGAAAAAAGCCAAATACAAAATAACTTTGAAATTAATTTTGATATTGAGGTGCTTTTTGAAGATGAGGATTTACTTGTTATCAATAAGCCCCCATGCCTTGTTGTTCATGGAGCAAGTAGCGTGAAAGAAGCAACGCTTGTGGATTGGCTTTTGAGCAAAAATTATGCCTTATCAAGTTTAAATGGCTTGCAAAGAGCAGGTCTTATACACCGCTTGGATAAAGAAACAAGTGGGGCTTTAATCATAGCTAAAAATAATACTTCTCATCAAATTTTAAGCAAACAATTACAAGATAAAAGCATGGGAAGATACTATCTTGCTCTGATCGATCTTGCTTTAAAAGAAGATAAACTTGTTGTTGAAAAGGCTCTTGCAAGAGCCATAAATCACAGGATCAAAAAAACAGCCCTTGAAAAGGCTCGAAGCTCAAGTGGGATAAAACATGCAAAAAGTGCTTTTATTAATTTACTCAGCCAAGAACAAAAAGAGCCAAATCTCATAGCAGCAAAGCTTTTTACAGGACGCACACATCAAATAAGAGCGCATCTTGAAAGTTTAAATCGTCATATTTTAGGAGATGAACTTTATGGATATAGGGGTAAATTTAAAACTAGGGTTATGCTTCATGCTTATTTTGTGTATTTTTTACACCCAAAAACTCAAGAAAAGTACATAATTAAAGCACCAATTTATGATGATTTTAATACAATTTTACACAAATATTTCACACAAGGAGAAATTGATGAAAAAACTTCGCTTAGCTTTATTGAGCAGTGTTTTGATACTTTTGTTTAGTGCTTGTGTTCAAAAACAACAAAACACACAAGTAGTTAATGAAAGTTTGCCAAGAATAGAAAATTTAAAACATATAAGCGATATGAATAGCATTGCTTTTGAATGGTCTGCTCAGTATGATCAAGCAATTTCAGGCTTTTATCTTTATAGAAGCACCCAAGATAACACCCAAATGCAACTCATAGCTACCATTAAAAACAAATTTCAAACCCATTTCGTAGATAAAAATTTAGAGCCTGCAACAAAATATACCTATATGATGAGAACTTTTAATTCTCAAGGGCATGTTTCAGAAGATAGTGCTTTTGTGCAAGCTACAACACTTCCAAGACCTGCTAGTGTTCCTTTTGTTGAGGTTGTTAGGGGACTACCTAACAAGGTCAAGCTTATTTGGCGTCCTCACCCTGATTTAAGAGTAGCTTCTTATGTAATTGAAAGAGCTGAGGATAATAAGGTTGATTTTAAGTCTTTGGCTGAGGTAAAAGGAAGATTAAATGCTGAGTATATTGATGATAATCTCAAGCCAAATCGCTCTTTTGAATATAGAATTTTTGCAAAGACTTTTGATGGGGTGTATTCTGAATCAAGTGAAATTTTACAATCCACAACCAAAGCTTTACCTCCACAAATAAACAGCGTTTCAGCAAGC is a window of Campylobacter sp. MIT 99-7217 DNA encoding:
- a CDS encoding FtsW/RodA/SpoVE family cell cycle protein, whose protein sequence is MLKLDRGILIHFDFVQPVLIIPIIVTSFILIAEANPFLAEKQIVYILVGFLAFGFFFILPIKKLSWIIPTLYWINIILLLSVDLFGVEKLGAKRWLEIPFVHFTIQPSEIFKPSFMLMLAYLIYNKPPPKNGYKLKDFLRLSFYILLPFVLIAGEPDLGTAMVLLIVGFGTLFIIGVNYKIWLSIILVIGISSPIIYTHLLKPYQKQRIHDFLSEKPSYQVKQSIIAIGNGGLSGKTSEFATQTHFKFLPISTSDFIFAYVVERFGFIGGTALIVCYVFLILHLLSLNYKFKEDYFIRVVTSCLALFIFIYTAVNISMTIGFAPVVGIPLPFFSYGGSSFTTFMVFFGILQNLLTFRYSWMDKNFKLGNRK
- a CDS encoding RluA family pseudouridine synthase codes for the protein MQKFLVHTPCRLDVFLAQSLNQSRNQVSLLIKDECIKVNSILQNKTSFKLKENDEVEVIFKEKSQIQNNFEINFDIEVLFEDEDLLVINKPPCLVVHGASSVKEATLVDWLLSKNYALSSLNGLQRAGLIHRLDKETSGALIIAKNNTSHQILSKQLQDKSMGRYYLALIDLALKEDKLVVEKALARAINHRIKKTALEKARSSSGIKHAKSAFINLLSQEQKEPNLIAAKLFTGRTHQIRAHLESLNRHILGDELYGYRGKFKTRVMLHAYFVYFLHPKTQEKYIIKAPIYDDFNTILHKYFTQGEIDEKTSLSFIEQCFDTFV
- a CDS encoding fibronectin type III domain-containing protein; its protein translation is MKKLRLALLSSVLILLFSACVQKQQNTQVVNESLPRIENLKHISDMNSIAFEWSAQYDQAISGFYLYRSTQDNTQMQLIATIKNKFQTHFVDKNLEPATKYTYMMRTFNSQGHVSEDSAFVQATTLPRPASVPFVEVVRGLPNKVKLIWRPHPDLRVASYVIERAEDNKVDFKSLAEVKGRLNAEYIDDNLKPNRSFEYRIFAKTFDGVYSESSEILQSTTKALPPQINSVSASKDVAGKIVLTWESVPYEDFAYYQVYASSSTLLPFSMIAKTQEPAFEDIVNEVGKSKRYKITMVDKDGLESPMPNDSVQGQTLAPPQAPSIISATPTDKGIELLWTPNDHRAVKYAVKRYGGGDAIFKDIADTRLEDITAEYGRVYTYEVIAIDINGLESKPSSSIKTGK